AATCATGTGTCTTGCTACGTGAACTCGATGATCGGGCTAAAATATTATGTCAACCAGCCGAATCGCTGATCAAAATATTCTATGCGCAACGGATGGAACTCGGTGGTGGCAGTATTATGATATGGTGAACATTCACGTTGGCTTCCACAGGACCTGCGGTAGGAATCGAATGCGCCGTGACGgttgtggactacatgaacattattgcgaacCAGCTGCATCGCTTCATGTCTTATCTCATGCCTGACAGCGGTGGCATCATCTAGAAGGACGACTGTCCGTGCCACAAGTacagaatcgtgttacagtggtttgaggaggcaGATGGTGATGTCATGTTCGTCTCTTGGCGAGGAAATTCTgctgacctgaatccaatggaacacatgTCGGATACTATTGGGTGCGAGCACGTCGCCATAAAGCACTGGCCCATGCTTTAGGATAACTGAGTGACCTGTGATGGACAAACCGTGCCTAATGTGTGTTGCTACTTACAACCTCTGCTGTATTGCCGTCAAATGGGGATCAATACGGCATTTTTTAGCTCATCAGTGCGCTCTCCATCACAGGAAACTTCTTGAAGGAAATGTTGAAGCTGGAACGTCGGACCGTAACGTCCCCTATGCTTCATTTTTATTCAAACGATCAGCTCAAATCGACAGCAAAATAATCGAATAGGAGTTACTGCTAGGATATATCTCAGGCAAGAAACAATTTTATGTCACACTTCATGTTCACATGAATAAAGATAACGTTAAAAAATTTTATCTGTATCCTCGGAAATGAACTTACAATTTTACTCAAAATACATTATCATTACGTTTCAGAGTGGTACCTTTCTTGAAAGAAAGTTTAGAAAGAATGAAAATCTTATGCTAGACAGAAAGAACCGTATCTATAAAACTGTTGTAGTGACTTACCTGATATAATATATCTTCAGCGTACCAGCAATACATGAATACTTCGTACATGATGAGTCCTAAGTATCCTTGTAGCATCAAGAGCGCTGCAATGTTCTCGGTATTCTATAAATGGATCGATTTACAAAAATTACAACAGGAAATTCATTCCAAACTATACAAATGTGTGCCAGGTGCAGTGATGTGCGTATCGAAGAGAAAAATAAAACTCATTTAAGAGGTTGATGGACATAGAACATACCGTAGAACTTTGGTAGAGTGTGACGCAAATAATGACAGTAGCTCCCATGAACTGAAGGAGGACTGTTTTGCTCACAAGCCTTTCAACTTCCTTAATTAGGCTGTAAAAGGAAAAAGCAATCATACGCAGGATGTAGGCCAATACTTGCAGATTTTTAAATTGACTTATCGTCACAATGAATGCGGTTTAAATACTTAGACATTTTGCGACTATATATTTCATCAAAAGGGGCCATTTAACATTTACCTTGCAATGCATACTCACTCTATGACGTCCTGATGGTGCTCGATGCAGCTGCAGAGATCTATCCACATCACCTCGCCGCTGGAAACCTCGAGCGAAAGTTCCTCCTCTGTTTTCTGCTGTTTAGTACTGGTAGTGCTGCGGTTTCCGCTCATTTTCCCAACACGTCTCAGTCTAGCGTTGAGAACCTCCAGTTGACCAGCTGCGTGGATTATCATGGATACAAAAAGCAAGTCTGGACCCACTGCAGTGAAgaaactgtactgcatactgaagTACTGCAGTGTGCTGAGTATTTCGTAGTACGGTGACTGAGTGTCCCTGCTGGTGTACCAGGCCGTGGCAGGAAGTTCCCTCTCCGGTGGAAATACGCCGAGCTTCCGCATGATACTAGGGATTGTAGCCCATACGCCAGGCATAGACCCTCCCAGAAAAACCATGTACAGCGTGACAGCTCTCGCAGATCTGTACGATGCGTCGAGGATAGAGATTGTTTCTGAATCGCCAGTCTTCTTTTGTTCCGCGCTGATATCGtctattctctgcaccatgcgAAAAAATTCTTCTTGTCTGAAAACGAAGCTAAAGAATTTTATTAGACTTAGAATTATGCTGATCATAAGACATGTGTCATGGGTGATTTTGTCAATGTTTCCCCAGAAGTGCCAGAGGGCCTGAATCTGAGCGACGAGGAAGCTGAATAGCGAAAAGAGCACCCATGCTCTGTACAGCAGATACCACTTTGGCTGGATCCATGGCGGTCTCCACATACCAGCAAGCGCAAGAACACGAGCATTCAGCCACAGTCCAGTACCTGACCAGGGTACGTTCTCCGACATCGCGTCCAGGCCTCCTGTTAAAAGAATCACACGGTATGTATAAAACTACTACTCTACATAAGATCCTCagttatgagggtgagtcaaatgaaaaccttaaatttgtaataaaaaaacgaaATTCAGCCCctatatcc
The nucleotide sequence above comes from Schistocerca piceifrons isolate TAMUIC-IGC-003096 chromosome 7, iqSchPice1.1, whole genome shotgun sequence. Encoded proteins:
- the LOC124805428 gene encoding uncharacterized protein LOC124805428, encoding MSENVPWSGTGLWLNARVLALAGMWRPPWIQPKWYLLYRAWVLFSLFSFLVAQIQALWHFWGNIDKITHDTCLMISIILSLIKFFSFVFRQEEFFRMVQRIDDISAEQKKTGDSETISILDASYRSARAVTLYMVFLGGSMPGVWATIPSIMRKLGVFPPERELPATAWYTSRDTQSPYYEILSTLQYFSMQYSFFTAVGPDLLFVSMIIHAAGQLEVLNARLRRVGKMSGNRSTTSTKQQKTEEELSLEVSSGEVMWIDLCSCIEHHQDVIE